The Pirellulimonas nuda genome includes a region encoding these proteins:
- a CDS encoding M56 family metallopeptidase has translation MNPLWTAVGWTMLHFLWVGAAILLAAAVLRTALRRAPARVRYAASLLTLAWLATAPVLCGTLLVEKPADPSRPVGWVTRASGNPSSSAEEAAVPSVDAQVNTASVALEAVEAFEPSPPRDGLPLARITHPTRALQVAAEAAPYVWLVGAPLTLLLLATGVIGAERLKHAGAAIDDPATLALLARARRTMRVGRRVALLACDRVAQPVLIGVLRPAILLPPALLAGLSTDELELVLLHELAHVRRWDNLVNLLQRVIEALLFFHPAVWIASRWVRRDREECCDALVVDATGRRQAYAGLLVRVAQSVLEGRPAPALATTNGPTPARPPGAADPEPGGRRDARFTQAVAGGVAGGGGDAWRGGALGDGRGNREAEAPGGRREACGGEAGNRGLA, from the coding sequence ATGAACCCGCTCTGGACCGCCGTCGGCTGGACGATGCTGCACTTCCTCTGGGTCGGCGCCGCGATCCTGCTAGCGGCCGCCGTCTTGCGGACGGCGCTCCGCCGCGCCCCCGCGCGTGTGCGTTACGCCGCCTCGCTCCTCACGCTCGCCTGGCTAGCAACCGCCCCCGTGCTGTGCGGCACGCTGCTAGTCGAGAAGCCCGCAGACCCATCAAGGCCTGTAGGATGGGTTACCCGCGCCAGCGGCAACCCATCTAGCAGCGCGGAAGAAGCCGCGGTCCCATCCGTCGACGCCCAAGTTAATACCGCAAGCGTCGCGCTGGAGGCCGTTGAGGCGTTTGAACCTTCTCCGCCACGAGATGGGTTGCCGCTGGCGCGGATAACCCACCCTACACGCGCCTTGCAGGTTGCGGCGGAGGCAGCGCCGTACGTCTGGCTGGTCGGCGCGCCGTTGACGCTGCTGTTGCTGGCGACCGGCGTCATCGGCGCCGAGCGGCTCAAGCACGCCGGCGCCGCGATCGACGACCCGGCCACGCTGGCGCTGCTGGCCCGCGCGCGGCGGACGATGCGGGTCGGCCGGCGCGTGGCGCTGCTGGCGTGCGACCGGGTGGCGCAGCCGGTGCTGATCGGCGTGCTGCGGCCCGCCATCTTGCTGCCCCCGGCGCTGCTGGCCGGGCTGTCGACCGACGAGCTGGAGCTGGTGCTGCTGCACGAGCTGGCGCACGTCCGCCGGTGGGACAACCTGGTGAACCTGCTGCAACGCGTTATCGAGGCGCTGCTGTTCTTCCACCCCGCGGTCTGGATCGCCAGCCGGTGGGTACGCAGAGACAGGGAAGAATGCTGCGACGCGCTGGTGGTCGACGCCACCGGCCGGCGCCAGGCGTACGCGGGGCTCTTGGTGCGCGTGGCCCAGAGCGTGCTGGAGGGCCGGCCCGCGCCGGCGCTCGCGACAACGAATGGCCCAACCCCCGCTCGCCCGCCGGGTGCGGCGGATCCTGAACCTGGAGGACGACGCGATGCTCGTTTCACGCAGGCTGTTGCTGGTGGTGTTGCTGGCGGTGGTGGGGACGCTTGGCGTGGCGGTGCATTGGGCGACGGCCGAGGAAACCGCGAAGCCGAAGCGCCCGGGGGGCGCCGAGAAGCCTGCGGCGGAGAAGCCGGAAACCGAGGGCTTGCTTGA
- the rpsL gene encoding 30S ribosomal protein S12: MPTVNQLVRKRRRPKRKFSKSPVLNQCPQKRGVCLQVRTMTPKKPNSALRKITRVRLSNGKEVTVYIPGEGHSLQEHSIVLVRGGRVRDLPGVRYQVVRGALDTLGVNGRKQSRSRYGAKKGGGK, translated from the coding sequence ATGCCTACCGTCAACCAACTTGTCCGCAAGCGCCGCCGGCCGAAGCGGAAGTTCAGCAAGAGCCCCGTCCTGAACCAATGCCCGCAAAAGCGTGGCGTTTGCCTGCAGGTGCGGACCATGACGCCCAAGAAGCCGAACTCGGCTTTGCGGAAGATCACCCGCGTCCGCCTGTCGAACGGCAAGGAAGTGACGGTGTACATCCCGGGCGAAGGGCACTCGCTGCAGGAACACAGCATCGTGCTGGTCCGCGGCGGCCGGGTCCGCGACCTGCCGGGCGTGCGGTACCAGGTGGTCCGCGGCGCGCTGGACACCCTGGGGGTCAACGGCCGCAAGCAGAGCCGCAGCCGCTACGGCGCCAAGAAGGGCGGCGGGAAGTAA
- the rpsG gene encoding 30S ribosomal protein S7, with protein sequence MGRITSSRKQLKPDPVHGSLLASKFVNCLMVDGKKSTAQQVFYDALDIIKEKLPEEEAIEVFTQAIENVKPAIEVRSKRVGGAAYQVPMQVNRTRQQSLAIRWVLLAIRDKKGRPAAQKLAEELLNAYKREGVAMGRRENIHRMADANKAFAHFAW encoded by the coding sequence ATGGGCCGCATCACTTCTAGCCGCAAGCAACTCAAGCCGGACCCCGTTCACGGGTCGCTGCTGGCCAGCAAGTTCGTCAACTGCTTGATGGTGGACGGCAAGAAGAGCACCGCCCAGCAGGTGTTCTACGACGCGTTGGACATCATCAAAGAGAAGCTGCCGGAGGAGGAGGCCATCGAGGTCTTCACCCAGGCGATCGAGAACGTGAAGCCGGCGATCGAGGTCCGCAGCAAGCGGGTCGGCGGCGCCGCCTACCAGGTGCCGATGCAGGTGAACCGCACGCGTCAGCAGTCGCTGGCCATCCGCTGGGTGCTGCTTGCGATCCGCGACAAGAAGGGCCGCCCCGCCGCCCAGAAGCTGGCCGAAGAGCTGCTCAACGCCTACAAGCGTGAAGGCGTAGCCATGGGCCGCCGCGAGAATATCCACCGCATGGCCGACGCCAACAAGGCCTTCGCGCACTTTGCTTGGTAA
- the fusA gene encoding elongation factor G: MATPLNRIRNLGVIAHIDAGKTTVTERMLFVSGAKHRAGEVDKGNTVTDDDPEEAERGITIYSACVRFPWREAQINLIDTPGHVDFTAEVERSLRVLDGAVVVFSAREGVEAQSETVWRQADKYHVPRLVFINKLDREGADFEAVFKEVRDRLGANPVAIQIPVGLGPTHAPQPFRAVIDLVKQQMVTFPGGKEGKDAVYEAVPEDLLPTARKWREKLLEALYDYSNELMELALSEEPIPEALLHKVLREATISHMIQPVLCGSALHGMGVQPLLDGVAAYLPSPLDVPPMVGFVPESAGKHKGKTEEGAPKKIVRKPDPDEPFCGLVFKVLPLKTGDLHWVRIYSGTLRGNSRVLNARQDKKENVAQLWRIHASKKDEQIDEAGAGDIVAVLGLRDSVTGDTLCDTRDPILLESIEFPETVISVAVEPENTTEKKKLAEALAMLRKQDPTFRAEESEETGQTLISGMGELHLEVIRHRLERDFKLNVRVHKPRVSYRETVAGVAEVEGDCHRNINGVQHTAAVRLRVEPFTPTGPLAAKLPPVVVSIDSGQNLPDQYLNVVLEEIENAASGGGTVGFPLMRMKATILGGTVHETEATEIAFRTAASLAFDKALRTAGPVLLEPIMKVEITTPDDHMGDLVGDLQQRRAIIHQTEQRGVDTVLHAEAPLANLFGYSSAMRSLSQGRASCAMQPTGYAPAPDEVMRTFMGE; the protein is encoded by the coding sequence ATGGCCACGCCGCTCAACCGCATCCGCAACCTGGGCGTCATCGCCCACATCGACGCGGGGAAGACGACCGTCACCGAGCGGATGCTGTTCGTCTCCGGCGCCAAGCACCGGGCAGGCGAGGTCGATAAGGGGAACACCGTCACCGACGACGACCCCGAGGAGGCCGAACGCGGCATCACGATCTATTCGGCCTGCGTGCGGTTCCCGTGGCGCGAAGCGCAGATCAACCTGATCGACACGCCGGGGCACGTTGACTTTACGGCCGAGGTAGAGCGTTCGCTCCGCGTGCTCGACGGCGCCGTGGTGGTGTTCAGCGCCCGCGAAGGGGTCGAGGCCCAGAGCGAAACCGTTTGGCGGCAGGCGGACAAGTACCACGTGCCACGGTTGGTGTTCATCAACAAGCTGGACCGCGAGGGCGCCGACTTCGAGGCGGTGTTCAAGGAGGTGCGCGACCGGCTGGGCGCCAACCCCGTAGCGATCCAGATCCCCGTCGGCCTAGGCCCGACGCACGCGCCTCAGCCGTTCCGCGCGGTGATCGACCTGGTGAAGCAGCAGATGGTCACCTTCCCCGGCGGCAAGGAGGGCAAGGACGCCGTCTACGAGGCCGTTCCCGAAGACCTGCTGCCCACGGCGCGGAAGTGGCGGGAGAAGCTGCTCGAGGCGCTGTACGACTACAGCAACGAGCTGATGGAACTCGCGCTTTCCGAGGAGCCCATCCCCGAGGCGTTGCTGCACAAGGTGCTGCGCGAGGCGACCATCAGCCACATGATCCAGCCGGTGCTGTGCGGCTCGGCCCTGCACGGCATGGGGGTTCAGCCGCTGCTGGACGGCGTGGCCGCGTACCTGCCGAGCCCGTTGGACGTGCCGCCGATGGTCGGCTTCGTCCCTGAGTCTGCCGGCAAGCATAAGGGGAAGACGGAGGAGGGGGCGCCCAAGAAGATCGTCCGCAAGCCCGACCCCGACGAGCCGTTTTGCGGGCTGGTGTTCAAGGTGCTGCCGCTGAAAACGGGCGACCTGCACTGGGTGCGGATCTACTCCGGCACGCTGAGGGGCAACAGCCGCGTGCTGAACGCCCGGCAGGACAAGAAGGAGAACGTCGCCCAGCTCTGGCGGATCCACGCCAGCAAGAAGGACGAGCAGATCGACGAGGCGGGCGCGGGCGACATCGTGGCGGTGCTGGGGCTCCGCGACAGCGTCACGGGCGACACCTTGTGCGACACGCGCGATCCGATCCTGTTGGAGTCGATCGAGTTCCCGGAGACCGTCATCTCCGTGGCGGTTGAGCCAGAGAACACCACGGAGAAGAAGAAGCTGGCCGAGGCGCTGGCCATGCTCCGCAAGCAGGACCCCACGTTCCGCGCCGAAGAGAGCGAGGAGACGGGGCAGACGCTCATCAGCGGCATGGGAGAGCTGCACCTGGAGGTGATCCGCCACCGGCTGGAACGCGACTTCAAGCTCAACGTCCGCGTCCACAAGCCGCGCGTCAGCTACCGCGAGACGGTGGCGGGCGTCGCCGAGGTGGAGGGGGACTGCCACCGCAATATCAACGGCGTGCAGCATACCGCCGCGGTGCGGCTGCGGGTCGAGCCCTTCACCCCCACCGGCCCGCTGGCGGCCAAGCTGCCGCCGGTGGTGGTGAGCATCGACTCCGGGCAGAACCTGCCCGACCAGTACCTCAACGTGGTGCTTGAGGAGATCGAGAACGCGGCCAGCGGCGGCGGCACGGTCGGCTTCCCGCTGATGCGGATGAAGGCCACCATCCTCGGCGGCACGGTGCACGAGACCGAGGCGACCGAGATCGCGTTCCGCACCGCGGCGTCGCTGGCGTTCGACAAGGCGCTGCGCACCGCCGGCCCCGTGCTGCTGGAGCCGATCATGAAGGTCGAGATCACTACGCCCGACGACCACATGGGCGACCTGGTGGGCGACCTGCAGCAACGGCGCGCCATCATCCACCAGACCGAGCAACGCGGCGTCGACACCGTGCTGCACGCCGAGGCGCCGCTAGCGAACCTGTTCGGCTACTCCAGCGCGATGCGCTCCCTCAGCCAGGGCCGGGCGAGCTGCGCGATGCAGCCCACCGGCTACGCGCCGGCGCCGGACGAGGTGATGCGGACGTTCATGGGGGAGTGA
- a CDS encoding sulfatase family protein, protein MPPTTLCGRFALLLCWFLLQNPAAQAADAPRPPNIVVIFIDDMGYADIGPFGAKGYPTPRLDRMAAEGIRMTDFHAATAVCSASRAALMTGCYPERVGVLGALGPRSRVGLNPDEVTLAELCKSRGYATAIFGKWHLGDRPQFLPLRQGFDEWYGLPYSNDMWPLHPGYANLPAGAAQRKQGYPELPLFDGDEIVKAAVTGEDQAQLTTQYTEHAVDFIRRSKDRPFFLYMPHSMVHVPLFVSDKFAGKSGAGLFGDVVMEVDWSVGQVLDALDEAGVDDETLVLFTSDNGPWLSYGDHAGSAAPLREGKGTMFEGGYRVPCVARWPGHIPAGSTCDELATTMDLLPTVAGLIGAEVPADRVIDGRDIWPLLSGEPDARSPHDAFYCYYGGELHAVRDRRWKLHVPHAYRTMGGRPGGAGGSPAEYQQAKIGQSLYDLKADPGETVDVAAEHPDVVKRLQGFAEKARRDLGDTLTKTPATGARAVGVAGRPQPRER, encoded by the coding sequence ATGCCCCCTACGACCCTTTGCGGCCGGTTTGCGCTGCTGCTCTGCTGGTTTCTGCTCCAAAACCCCGCGGCCCAAGCCGCGGACGCCCCCCGCCCCCCCAACATTGTCGTCATCTTCATCGACGATATGGGCTACGCGGATATCGGCCCCTTCGGCGCCAAGGGCTACCCGACCCCACGGCTCGACCGGATGGCGGCCGAGGGGATCCGCATGACGGATTTTCACGCCGCGACGGCCGTCTGCAGCGCCTCGCGAGCCGCCCTGATGACCGGGTGCTACCCGGAGCGGGTCGGCGTGCTGGGCGCCCTTGGGCCGCGGTCCAGGGTGGGTCTGAACCCAGACGAGGTGACCCTGGCGGAGCTGTGCAAGTCGCGCGGCTACGCCACCGCGATCTTCGGCAAGTGGCACCTGGGAGACCGCCCCCAGTTCCTGCCGCTCCGCCAGGGGTTCGACGAGTGGTACGGGCTGCCCTACTCGAACGACATGTGGCCGCTGCACCCCGGCTACGCCAATCTTCCCGCCGGCGCGGCGCAGCGGAAGCAGGGTTACCCCGAGCTGCCGCTGTTCGACGGAGACGAGATCGTCAAAGCGGCCGTCACCGGCGAAGACCAGGCGCAGCTAACCACCCAGTACACCGAGCACGCCGTCGATTTTATCCGGCGCAGCAAGGACCGCCCCTTCTTCCTGTACATGCCCCACTCGATGGTGCACGTGCCGCTGTTCGTCTCCGACAAGTTCGCGGGCAAGAGCGGCGCGGGGCTGTTCGGCGACGTGGTGATGGAGGTCGATTGGTCGGTGGGGCAGGTGCTCGACGCGCTCGACGAGGCCGGCGTCGACGACGAAACGCTCGTGCTGTTCACCTCCGACAACGGCCCTTGGCTGTCGTACGGCGACCACGCTGGCTCGGCCGCGCCGCTGCGTGAGGGGAAAGGGACCATGTTCGAGGGGGGCTACCGCGTCCCGTGTGTCGCCCGCTGGCCGGGTCATATCCCGGCGGGGTCAACGTGTGACGAACTAGCGACCACCATGGACCTGCTGCCCACGGTCGCGGGCCTGATCGGCGCCGAGGTCCCCGCAGACCGGGTGATCGACGGCCGCGACATCTGGCCCCTGCTCTCGGGCGAACCAGACGCCCGCAGCCCCCACGACGCGTTCTACTGCTACTACGGCGGCGAGCTGCACGCGGTCCGCGACCGCCGCTGGAAGCTGCACGTCCCCCACGCCTACCGCACCATGGGGGGACGCCCCGGCGGCGCCGGGGGAAGCCCCGCGGAGTACCAACAGGCAAAGATCGGGCAGTCGCTGTACGACCTCAAGGCAGACCCGGGCGAAACCGTCGACGTAGCGGCCGAGCACCCTGATGTAGTCAAGCGGCTGCAAGGGTTCGCAGAGAAGGCGCGGCGCGATCTCGGCGACACGCTGACCAAAACCCCGGCGACGGGCGCCCGAGCCGTGGGGGTTGCGGGGCGACCGCAACCGAGAGAGCGGTAG